TATTATCACTTATTCAGAATTAAAAGCAAGAGAAATTTTAAAAATGAAAATTGATGATCATACCATCAATTAAATTTGCCTAACCCCTTCAAAAAGGAAAATGTCAAGTAGATAGTCCTCACCCAGTATTCTTTCTTTTCTGTTTTATAAACTGTTTTTCAAACCTATCGCTGGCGACCGGTTTTCGTTGATCACGTTCGGATTACCATACCTGCGCTAAAGGCCTACTACGCCAAAGTAGCAAAGCTACGTAGGCTGTACTTCGGTAGACAGGCCTGCCGGCATCCAAACCCCTTTACGGGCTTATCTTCCGCCAATGGGCAGAAGCTGTAGCTCAAAGCGAGCCACTATCCCAGATCTCTAACGGATAGACAACCGATGTCCCAATTCCGCGCACGGGCTCAGAAGTCCCGGTTAGACAAACGGGCTTATCGGTTGGGGCCAGCATTCATAAGAAGATTTGACACACTGCCGAACTTACTGTACAAAAATCCATTTCTGGTTGTCCTGGCCGTTGTCCTCCCACTGCAAAAGGTTTGCCCCATTTGCCGTTGAACTGCCCTCAACGTCTGCAACCCGGCCGCTTGCTACAGAAACGATGCTGTAGTAGCCCTCTCCGTCCTGTTCCAGGTACCACCTTTGGTTGTCTCCATCGTTCTCACTCCCCTGGATTATATTTGCGCCGTTACGGGTTCCATCGCCTTCTAGGTCCAACCTCATGCCGCTATTTTTGTTGACGATGCTATATGAACTATCGCCTACCGAATGGATTACCCAGCGCTGGTGGGCAACGTTGGAAAGGTCCCACTGCTGGACCTGGACATTTGCTCCCTGCTGGGAAGACGCGCCCTCTACTCCCATTGCTTTTCCGCTGTTTTTGGAAATGATGCTGTATGTCGCTCCTGGTACAATGCCTTCGTCTTCGCCGCTACCATCATTACTACTGCTGATAGGAGCATATTGCAGCCAAGCGAGGGCACTAATGTATCTTGTTATTTTCGTACTGTTTATCTGAGGTGTTTGCCGGTCCCACTGGTTCCAGGTAAGATCGTAGTCAATGCGACGGTTACTCCAGATCGCGTTGGCATTCTTCACCATCCAGTCTCCATAAATTTTCCACAGTTTCGGATTGTGCCTACACAGATGGCCCAGCCCCCGTGCCAAGGCATCAGCCCATGTATGATCCTTATGGTTTGTTATAATACCATTACTGTTTGTCATGTTGTTTCTCGTATAATTGACAGCAGCAACTGCATCATTCAAGTAGGTGCTATTACCAGTAATGTTGTGCATCACGTTGGCGAAGCTCACAAACGCTCCCTGATTGTATACGGCAGGAGCTATCGACAAAGAACCGTCGGGATAGACCCCTCTGTAAACCTCTCCAGTCTGTGAATCATAAAGGTGCGACCGTGACCAGTCATATATCTTATGTGCGCGATTCAGGTACGTTTGGTCTCCCGTGCTTTGGTAAATCATAGCGCCCAGTCTGCCTGTGGGATTATTAGACAGGGCTTCTTTGATGATTTCTCCACCTTCCGGTGTATAATCGGGTTGCTGCTCCCAAATACCGCCATCGTTATTTTCAGTATCCCAGCCACGTTTCCACACATAATCGAAACAATACTGGGCTTTCTCAAGAAACTTCGGATCGCCGGTTATGTGGTGCGCCCTGATGAGGGCAAGTCCCATCCAGGCGATATCATCATTCCACCCATCCCAATCGTATGGAGGAGGATTTTGGGCCAGAAACCCATCCCCCAACTTCTGAACCAGATCCTTGTGGTAATTACTTTCGGTGCGCTCGTAGACGTCTTGCATAGCCTGGATATCTAAAGCGAAGGTCCATGTTTCGTCGCGGGTTTCGTCGTTGATGGCGACTTGGTAGTAAGTATTGCCTTCAGCGTCCGTATTTAAAAAGGCATCATTGAAGCCCTTGGCGGCTGCATTAGCCATTTCGAGATCAATACTTCCTTCTACCTGCTCTCCTCCCTCTTCGTCCTCTGCCGCGACCGGCCCATTTTCACTGCATCCTGCAGTAAATAAGGATATTGTAACCAGCATCAATCCTACCAGCAGTGAAACTTTCATGGTTGTATAATTCTTAATGGCCTTATTATTTTTCATGTCGAAAAATTTAATTAAACAATGCCAAAACCTAAAAATAAAGTTAGTTAGAATACGGTGGTACAATCCCCATCAGATCAAAGCCTTGCTAGATGCAGGCCATAACCAAAGCGAAATTGCCTGAACCATGAACCATTGGCGTGTATTGCTCGACGATTAGTTGCTAGCTTACAGTAGTCCGACAGGCAGGGACTACTGTCCAGCGAGTGCTCTGCGGCTGCCCAACGAACGATGCCAGGAAAAGCCCAACCATCGTTGATCGCGACAACTACTATATTAGTTGAGTGAAGACCTTTTCTAGAGTAGCCACGTGCGTCCTCCTTGGTTAGGTTAAGTTTGGCCATCACTAATCTAAGTGAGACGTCCTTTTTGGAAAGATCCCGCGCATTAACGCGGACGCACCTCGCCAAGGTTTGCCACATTCTGGCTTTTTAACTTTGTGTTCGTTATTTATTAATTCAACATTTTATCGCGTGCAGCTTATGCGTCATTTCGTTAGGTGTACAACATCAATTAGCGTAAATTTGCAAAGGTAGCTGATTTGCTATTTGGTCGAAGTCTTTATCATTATGAAGCAGCTCTACTTCATGCTCGATGCACCAGCTCCCGATGAGCATATCTACGGTTTTGCGAATTGTGACGCCTTTCGATCGAAGAAAACGAAAATTAGATGCTGCTTTTATTGCCAGTGATTTACCTCCAAGATGAATACAATCTAACGGATCAAGTGCCTGTTTGGCTAATCTAAATTCCTTTTCGTTAACAAAACCTTGCAGAATTTCGGTGAGAATAATATCGCCAACAAGCACTGTCTGCTCAGAAAGGATCTGGTCAAGGCTTTCGGTTTGCTTGTTTTCTATGCCATTGAAATAGTCAATCCATACGCTCGTATCTACTAAAATCACTTCTCGTCAGTTCTCAGGTCTTCCAAATCACCTTTCCAGTGTAATTTCCCCCGCAGATCCTTGATACTTTCTTGCTTTTTTCGCTGAACTAATAACTTCAATCCTTCTTCCACCGCATCTTTTTTCGTTTTCAGTTGACTTACCTTCAAGGCTTCATCCATCAAGTCATCGTCGATTACTACATTCGTTCGCATAATTGTATCAATTATTTTATGTGTATTTTTTATCAATCTATACACATAACTTTTAAAATCCTAACTTTATTGTACATCTAGCCTGCGCGTCAACGGCGGACAGGCCTCGCTCTCCTACGCGCAAGGCTTCGGTGAGCAGGCCTATTCTTGCCCGCCTACCATTTATTAGTTAACCTTTCGTTAATAAACAAATTCAACACATTGGCACCTGCAGCATATGCGCGGGTCGTTAGGTTGTCTTTTTTTCTATCTTTGTTCCGTTTTAAGAGTGTCATACAGTAGGAAGTTAACCTGCAAATAGTTATTGTTAGAATATGCATTAAAAGAAAGCTTTGGCTTTCTTCATATCAAAAAACAATCAATTGGTGAGGTATTTATGGCAACAGTAATTGTTTATCATGATGTAAAAGATGGAAATCATTGGGCAAAAGCATGGAAAAAGTCACCGGGAAGCAGACATGAAATGTTTGCTAAAATAGGTGTCAAGGCACGTACCTTTAGAGATGAACAGAATCCTAATACAACAGGTCTGATCCTGGATATACCAGATATGGAAAAGTTTCAAACTTTTATGGCATCGGATGAAGCCAAGCAAGCCATGAAAGAAGATGGACTAGATGTTAAATCACTTCATACATTGAACGAATTTACCTTATAGAAGATATACATCCACTTTCCATTTGAGGGCTTTTTTAGGTTCTCGATACCATCCATTCTGCTGATAGCCCCTGTAATGCAGTTATTTGCACTACAAATTAGCGGGGTGGATGCTCTTTAAAACCACGGGTTCATTCCAACTCGTTGATAGGCTGTACCTCTTATCATTTTATTAAATACTTCGATCTGGATTTATAATTCTATTTTTACCTACCTATAAACTTCCCAATCTTACCCCTTTAAAAAAGGAAAATGTCAAGGGGATAGTCCTCACCTACCTTGGCATCTTATTCGTACAATGAATTCTATTTAACCTTTAGCTGGCGACCAAGGCTCGCGCTACCAGGCGCCCACTTCTGTGTTGCTGTTAATTGCGACATTTACTACCATATTAGTTGTATGAAGACCGATTCCTGCGTAGGTCATGAGGTCCTCCTTGGTTAGTTAGGGTTGACTACCGCTAATCTAAGTGAGGACCTCCTTTTTGGAAAGATCCAGCGCATTAACTCAGATAAGCTATGGACAGTAAAAGCTTGATTGTAATAATTCTGACCTTATCAATAGGTTTGATCTTTAGCTGTGATACAACCAGCTCTAATTCTGATTTCCAGCAATGTAAATCCGATAATTCTCTTGGCTCCATAACAAACAGGAATTTTGATATGGGCTTTAGCACCTGGAGTTACGGACCGGATCAGTCAGACGTAGACGACACTTATCAGTTTATCTCCCAAAATGCCGACATATACTCAGAACAAATTGACGAATACATTCCTTGGTCTGCCTGGATTAATAATAGCAGCCTGCCATCAGAGTTTGAAGATATCGTTCAATCAAAGGTCGCAAAGAAGCTTCCAAATCAAAAACTCTTACTGTCTGTAAGCTTGCTTAATACGGACAGGAGTGACCTTCTCAGCGATTATGATGGAACCATTCCTTCTTACAATTCCTTGAATGACCAGAAAATAGAAGAGGCTTATTTCAAGCATCTTGACTACTTGATCTCAGAGTTAGAGCCTGATTATTTAGTGGTTGCTATGGAAGTAAATGAATTATTGATTAAATCTGAATCTAAGTGGAATGAATATAAAATACTGATGGATAACATCAGAGGCCGTTTAAAAAGTGCATATCCCACTCTTCCGCTTTCCGAATCGATGACGCTTCATAACTGGTTTAATCCCGAGGTACCGGACCCATCAGCATTTATTTCGGAAATAAGCAGCTATATCAATCAAAATCTGGACTATGCAGCCATTAGTTTTTATCCTTTTTTTAAAGGGTTGCGAACAAAAAGTGATTTTCAACAGCCGTTTGATTTTCTTCATAACCAAACAACACAGTCCATTGCTTTTGTAGAAACGACACACCTTGCTGAGGATCTAACGGTAGAAGCTTTTGATGTTAATATCCCAAGCAATGCATGTGAGCAAAAAGATTACCTGGAGGAGCTTTTGAACAATGCATACAACAAGAATTATGAATTTGTAATTTGGTGGGCGCATCGTGATTACGATGAACTTTGGGCAACCTTCCCAGATGAAGTAAAAGATATTGGTAAGTTGTGGCGTGATACCGGGTTGCTCGATGAAGACGGAAACCAAAGGCCGGCATATAAAACTTGGAAATCAGTGTTAAATAGATAAAAGCCTTATTGGGTTCAAGAATTTGAAGTAAAAAATTAATTGGTAATCTGCCATTTAACCCCTTTAAAAAGGAAAATGTCAAGCAGAAAATCCTCACCTACATCTTGGGGTACTTCATTTCCAAATTCTTCTTTTCTAAACTATCGCTGGCAGCCGCGTTCTGTAATTAAACTCGTATTACCTATCGGCCAACCAGTTACTAGTGCATTCGACTACTACCTTAACAGGATCGTAGAAATCGCCGAAAAAATATTCTAGAGACTGTCCGTCCTCGGCTGCTTTACTTGATTTCTGCATAGGTCATGAAGACTTCCTTTCTGGAAAGATCCAGGGCATCAAGGAACAGGTCTCCCTCCTTCGCTAAAGTGATAATCGGCCGAAACTTATAGCACAGGCATGGCATCGGAGGGAACGGCGCCTGTACCTGCCAGCTTTTGGCTTTTTAGCTTCTCGTTCATTATTTATCAACGTGACTTAAATATATTAATAGTGTTCCCCTCCCTATTTTTTCATTTTTACAGGAAGGGGAGACTATATATAAAGAGGAGAATTCAATTAGAATGTCTCTTCAAAAGGTTTGAACTCTTCCGATAATGCTGTATTACCGGGAGCTTCGGCTCCTTTTTCTGAAATGATCGGGCAGTTTACAACTACGCCGGGACGATCAAATGTAATAAGTCCCGCCTGAAGTGCTGCTCTGAGGTCTTCTACATCATCAAATAATACGCCTTCACTATCATAATGGGTTGAAGCGTAATTAGAATCCAGAATATCCTGAACCGTAACTCCTTCCGCTGAGTGTACGACATATACATTCCAATGAGGTGAGTATCCAGATTCGCCAGGGATAAATTCGACGATATTGGCCTGGTGGAGTCGATCACCTCCAATTAAATAAATGTCGTTTTCTCCTCTTGCTGTTATGCCTTCTTCTATACCATTATTGATATAGTAAATCTCTTCTCCTTCGTACCACCCATTTGCAGTCAAAGCACCTTGACTTGAATGAGCTGAAGAAAGAACCGGGTTTAGCTGAGCATTGCTACTTCCCATCTCCGAGTTAGCAATATCCGAACAGCCAATGAGAGTAAATATCAAAATTACAACAAAAATATGGATTGATTTGAATACATACATTTTTCTGTGATTTAGTTGTTGGTTTCCGTTACTGGCAGGTTCTGGATTCAATGAATGATTACCCTAAATTGAATCTCTGACTGAGAAGTTCTCTCAGGTAACATGCCATTTCTACAAGAACTTATGGCTTTCTATCAGGTTAGTTATCACAGATTCGTAACAAAAGATTCACATTTAATAACTGTAGGGTCAGAAAAAACAGTATGGTCTAATCTGGAAGAGATTCCTTGAGTGTAAACTATATACCTATCCAGCACTTGGGCGGCAACTCGAATGTGATAGGGAAGTATCTGGGAATCTATAATTGTTTTGGGCCATTTATACTGTTGCGAGATGGCAAGGATAGCTTGGTTATACTCCTGGCTATCAAGCTCTGTCCAGTTCTATTTCAAATACAGAACCCCCGTTCTCTCTGTTTCGGGCATTAATCTCCCTATTGTGCAATTCCATGATTTTTTTAGCAATAGCCAGTCCGAGACCCGTTCCCCCGCTTGATCTGGAACGGCTTTTTTCAGCCCGGTAAAACCGGTCAAAGATATGGGGCAGATCGTCCTCAGAAATACCGGGTCCATTATCCTTGACCTGTATGGCAACGGATGAATTCTGCTTTTCGAGCTCTATCTCAATTTGTCCACCCTTATCTGAATACTGAATTGCATTCTCAATCAGATTGCTCAACACCCGTTCAATCATGGCGATATCACCCCTCACCAGGGGCATACCAGATGGGCATATGGGCTCGATTTGAATATCCTTCTCGGCGGCCTTTTGCTCAAATTTAAGGACCACATCCTGAACCAGATCACCTATCGAGAACGGCTCAGTCTCCGGTTCTACCTGCTGTGTATCAAGTTTCGAAAGTTCAAAAAGCTCGTCAACTAACTTTCTCAGCCCTACGGTATTCTTCAGGATGATATTGAAATACTTTTCTCTTTTTTCGTCGCTCAATTCAGCTCCTTTAAGCAGGATTGTTTCCAGGTATCCCTGGATTGAGGCCAGCGGGCTCCTGAGATCGTGAGATACATTGGCAATAAGCTCACGTCGAAGTTGATCAGATTTTTTCAATTCTTTAACATTTTCCTGCAACGTATCGGCCATGGAATTAAAACTCTGCGCCAGCCTCCCGATCTCGTCATTGGAATCCACAGGTACCCGTTGATTTAGGTTTCCCTCATCAAATTTTTCTATGGTCGCAGCCATACGGCGCAAGCGCCTGGTAAGAAAAGCGAACAAAATCATACCTACAATGCCCGTAACCAATAAAATGATACCAAATATTTTCAGGCTGGTCTGCAGAAAATAACTGTTTTCCAGCATACTCAGGGCAGAGTCGTACTGTTCTCCTCCCAGTATGATATATACATAACCGGGTTCCTGTCTGCCTATATCCAACTCTGCAACCGAAATCGGTTTGGTCCTGGTGGGATTTCGGGGGTCCTGTCCAAGTATGAGGTCCGACTGCGGATTATTCAAAAACTCGTGAACCGGCTCCATATTCACTGAATCCGTATTTACTTCTCTCCCCTTCTCTACAAAAAAGGCCAATATTTCACCG
The window above is part of the Fodinibius salicampi genome. Proteins encoded here:
- a CDS encoding glycoside hydrolase family 76 protein; the protein is MKNNKAIKNYTTMKVSLLVGLMLVTISLFTAGCSENGPVAAEDEEGGEQVEGSIDLEMANAAAKGFNDAFLNTDAEGNTYYQVAINDETRDETWTFALDIQAMQDVYERTESNYHKDLVQKLGDGFLAQNPPPYDWDGWNDDIAWMGLALIRAHHITGDPKFLEKAQYCFDYVWKRGWDTENNDGGIWEQQPDYTPEGGEIIKEALSNNPTGRLGAMIYQSTGDQTYLNRAHKIYDWSRSHLYDSQTGEVYRGVYPDGSLSIAPAVYNQGAFVSFANVMHNITGNSTYLNDAVAAVNYTRNNMTNSNGIITNHKDHTWADALARGLGHLCRHNPKLWKIYGDWMVKNANAIWSNRRIDYDLTWNQWDRQTPQINSTKITRYISALAWLQYAPISSSNDGSGEDEGIVPGATYSIISKNSGKAMGVEGASSQQGANVQVQQWDLSNVAHQRWVIHSVGDSSYSIVNKNSGMRLDLEGDGTRNGANIIQGSENDGDNQRWYLEQDGEGYYSIVSVASGRVADVEGSSTANGANLLQWEDNGQDNQKWIFVQ
- the vapC gene encoding type II toxin-antitoxin system VapC family toxin, with the protein product MILVDTSVWIDYFNGIENKQTESLDQILSEQTVLVGDIILTEILQGFVNEKEFRLAKQALDPLDCIHLGGKSLAIKAASNFRFLRSKGVTIRKTVDMLIGSWCIEHEVELLHNDKDFDQIANQLPLQIYAN
- a CDS encoding type II toxin-antitoxin system VapB family antitoxin, with the translated sequence MRTNVVIDDDLMDEALKVSQLKTKKDAVEEGLKLLVQRKKQESIKDLRGKLHWKGDLEDLRTDEK
- a CDS encoding glycosyl hydrolase 53 family protein, coding for MGFSTWSYGPDQSDVDDTYQFISQNADIYSEQIDEYIPWSAWINNSSLPSEFEDIVQSKVAKKLPNQKLLLSVSLLNTDRSDLLSDYDGTIPSYNSLNDQKIEEAYFKHLDYLISELEPDYLVVAMEVNELLIKSESKWNEYKILMDNIRGRLKSAYPTLPLSESMTLHNWFNPEVPDPSAFISEISSYINQNLDYAAISFYPFFKGLRTKSDFQQPFDFLHNQTTQSIAFVETTHLAEDLTVEAFDVNIPSNACEQKDYLEELLNNAYNKNYEFVIWWAHRDYDELWATFPDEVKDIGKLWRDTGLLDEDGNQRPAYKTWKSVLNR
- a CDS encoding sensor histidine kinase — protein: MKRFFQSFYWKLSLVFLLLLIALGIAQVTITYNSSMQFVRQADQKLNLNLAENMASEFETELEDELDISRIKSSIHDMMVVNPRIEIYLLDPFGEILAFFVEKGREVNTDSVNMEPVHEFLNNPQSDLILGQDPRNPTRTKPISVAELDIGRQEPGYVYIILGGEQYDSALSMLENSYFLQTSLKIFGIILLVTGIVGMILFAFLTRRLRRMAATIEKFDEGNLNQRVPVDSNDEIGRLAQSFNSMADTLQENVKELKKSDQLRRELIANVSHDLRSPLASIQGYLETILLKGAELSDEKREKYFNIILKNTVGLRKLVDELFELSKLDTQQVEPETEPFSIGDLVQDVVLKFEQKAAEKDIQIEPICPSGMPLVRGDIAMIERVLSNLIENAIQYSDKGGQIEIELEKQNSSVAIQVKDNGPGISEDDLPHIFDRFYRAEKSRSRSSGGTGLGLAIAKKIMELHNREINARNRENGGSVFEIELDRA